A single genomic interval of Bacteroidota bacterium harbors:
- the recN gene encoding DNA repair protein RecN, whose translation MTVLKKLTYKNFFLFNHLDFEPSTGLNIITGESGAGKSLFLEGVNLLIGARLDSSLVAGLKDKAILEGIFEIGDNIAIREFLQENELDVNSELIIRREIATAGKSRCFVNDTPVSVQILKELGETLCEVHSQHETTFIKSNSYQIDLLDNYAKTFETRIAFKETYNEVKKTQTILAELKQKQANAVKEQDFQKYLLDELIKANIADIEEEKALEDEQKILSNASEIMNLSEAIGYGVDGGEQSVESMISEIRNQFKSLSQISQTFADDFKRFESAWLELKEVAKDVGRKGGRIQVDPQRLLETEERLSLFQNLKRKHNAMSLQELIDMRDSLESNLQNFASLETEIMNYESKLQKLDYKLLQLASELSSGRKKHAGELASKVVATLKELEIPSASFEIHIESLDRNNWTVLGGDKISFLFSANAGVAMQSLENVASGGELSRLMLSFKSISDGEDYLTIFDEIDTGVSGETAMKVGSLISKMGKHTQTLVITHLPQVASKGDSHFCIHKITDKENSMSVLTKLSGEKRILEIARLLSGKTPGEKAIKNAEELLAKSN comes from the coding sequence ATGACTGTACTGAAAAAATTAACATATAAAAACTTTTTCCTTTTTAATCATTTGGATTTTGAACCCTCTACTGGGTTAAATATTATAACGGGAGAATCAGGGGCTGGCAAGTCTCTATTCTTGGAAGGAGTCAATCTGCTTATAGGAGCTAGGTTGGATAGTAGCCTTGTTGCCGGGCTTAAAGACAAAGCAATTTTAGAAGGCATTTTTGAAATAGGTGACAATATTGCTATAAGAGAATTTTTGCAAGAAAATGAATTAGATGTGAACTCAGAACTGATCATCAGACGTGAAATTGCCACTGCAGGCAAGAGCAGATGCTTTGTGAATGATACTCCTGTGAGTGTACAAATATTGAAAGAGTTAGGAGAAACATTGTGTGAGGTGCACAGTCAGCATGAAACTACTTTTATTAAATCCAATAGCTATCAGATTGACCTTTTAGATAATTATGCAAAGACTTTTGAAACTCGGATTGCATTTAAAGAAACATATAATGAGGTCAAGAAAACACAGACTATATTGGCTGAACTTAAGCAAAAGCAAGCGAATGCTGTCAAAGAACAGGATTTTCAAAAATACCTTTTGGATGAGCTAATCAAAGCAAATATTGCAGATATTGAAGAAGAAAAAGCATTGGAAGATGAGCAGAAAATATTGTCAAATGCCTCTGAAATTATGAATTTATCCGAAGCCATTGGTTATGGTGTTGACGGTGGTGAGCAGAGTGTAGAAAGTATGATTTCAGAAATTCGCAATCAGTTTAAGAGCCTTTCCCAGATTAGTCAAACATTTGCAGATGATTTCAAGCGTTTTGAGAGTGCTTGGTTAGAATTGAAAGAAGTAGCAAAGGATGTGGGTAGAAAGGGCGGGCGCATACAGGTTGACCCACAGAGACTGCTTGAAACAGAAGAAAGGTTGTCTTTATTTCAGAACTTGAAACGTAAACATAATGCAATGTCGTTACAAGAATTAATTGATATGAGGGATAGTTTGGAAAGTAATTTGCAGAATTTCGCCTCTCTCGAAACTGAAATAATGAATTATGAAAGTAAACTTCAAAAATTAGATTACAAGTTGCTGCAACTCGCTTCTGAACTTAGTTCGGGACGGAAAAAACATGCCGGAGAGTTAGCTTCCAAAGTTGTTGCTACATTGAAGGAACTTGAGATTCCTTCCGCGTCTTTTGAAATTCATATTGAATCATTAGATAGAAATAACTGGACAGTATTGGGAGGTGATAAAATAAGTTTCTTGTTTTCTGCAAATGCGGGTGTTGCTATGCAAAGTCTTGAAAATGTGGCTTCAGGTGGCGAATTGTCAAGATTGATGTTGAGTTTTAAGTCAATTTCTGATGGTGAAGATTACTTGACCATATTTGATGAAATTGATACAGGTGTGTCAGGTGAAACCGCCATGAAAGTAGGGAGCTTAATTAGTAAAATGGGGAAACACACACAAACTCTTGTCATTACACACCTTCCGCAGGTTGCTTCAAAGGGGGACAGTCATTTCTGTATTCACAAAATCACAGATAAAGAGAATTCAATGTCAGTATTAACAAAGCTTTCAGGTGAGAAAAGAATATTGGAAATAGCAAGGCTTTTAAGCGGAAAAACTCCCGGTGAAAAAGCAATTAAAAATGCCGAAGAATTGCTTGCAAAAAGCAATTAA
- the pfkA gene encoding 6-phosphofructokinase yields MKIIGVLTSGGDAPGMNACIRAVVRTACAKGIEVLGVKEGLQGLIENKINLIQTHDVANIIQRGGTFLQSSRSDEFKTIEGRRKAFHNIQNHGIEGLICIGGDGSYTAMKVFSEEFGIPAVGCPGTIDNDIYGTDFTIGFDTAINTVVEAVDKIRDTAESHNNVFFVEVMGRHSGHIALYSGISSGAESILLPEITNDYEDFIAKFKNKSKRKKRFSIVIVAEGEEEGNAIQIATKFQGQFPDFTSKVTVLGHIQRGGSPSANDRILASRLGSAAVEALLNNKTNVALGIVDNKLIFTTFADAISMKKVFNFEFMKLAETLSL; encoded by the coding sequence ATGAAAATAATAGGAGTGCTTACAAGTGGAGGTGACGCGCCCGGTATGAACGCTTGTATTAGAGCCGTTGTCAGAACTGCTTGTGCTAAAGGAATTGAGGTATTAGGAGTGAAAGAAGGACTCCAAGGGTTGATTGAGAACAAAATTAATTTAATACAAACCCATGATGTAGCCAACATCATACAGCGAGGCGGTACTTTCCTCCAAAGTTCAAGAAGTGATGAGTTTAAAACCATAGAAGGAAGGAGAAAGGCTTTTCATAATATCCAAAATCATGGTATTGAAGGCTTAATTTGTATTGGAGGAGATGGTAGTTATACCGCCATGAAAGTGTTCAGCGAAGAATTTGGTATCCCTGCTGTTGGGTGTCCGGGGACTATTGACAATGACATTTATGGAACCGATTTTACTATAGGTTTTGATACGGCAATCAATACAGTTGTTGAAGCTGTTGATAAGATAAGAGATACAGCGGAATCGCATAACAATGTTTTTTTTGTAGAAGTGATGGGACGACATTCAGGACATATTGCTTTGTACTCAGGTATTTCAAGTGGAGCAGAATCCATTTTGTTGCCTGAAATTACGAATGATTATGAAGATTTTATAGCAAAGTTTAAGAATAAATCAAAACGCAAAAAGAGATTCTCCATTGTGATTGTGGCAGAAGGGGAGGAAGAGGGAAATGCGATTCAAATTGCGACCAAGTTTCAGGGTCAATTCCCTGACTTTACGTCTAAAGTAACTGTATTGGGACATATTCAGAGAGGAGGTTCGCCATCTGCAAACGATCGCATATTGGCTTCTCGCTTAGGTTCTGCCGCAGTAGAAGCATTGCTTAATAACAAAACTAATGTAGCATTAGGTATAGTAGATAACAAATTGATTTTTACAACATTTGCAGATGCAATCAGCATGAAAAAAGTATTTAATTTTGAATTTATGAAATTAGCTGAAACATTGAGTTTGTGA
- a CDS encoding Na+:solute symporter gives MEDITIIDWLFIAAVILGTVGIGIFYGRGSGKNYDSFFLGGRNMGWIAAGISMVATTFAVDTPLAVTEMVAGYGIAGNWQWWNFVIGGMLTAFFFAKLWYRSGVKTEAELIELRYSGKNARGLRIFKSAYLGLFINVFIMGWVNLAFVSILKVFFDVDETQSLIISFVMMLLIAIYSTYVGLKGVIISDNFQFITAMIGCIVLAFLVVRSPEIGGLSGLKEKIPAETLSFYPDFTSNGANPSLPLLSFITFLGFAWWATWYPGNEPGGGGYVAQRILSTKSQKDAGLSVFLFQVLNLCIRPWPWIIVALCAFVLYPGSGKEGYVMAMRDFMPEGIKGLMLAAFFSAYMSTISTHLNWGSGYLVNDVLPALKKNLSEKQKVGYGRLIILFFMVASCIISLFMNSIAGAWIFLMECGAGLGSVLILRWFWHRINVWSEITATFAPFLVMIIITILNHTGNVKIEFPNTFFITFSFTTVAWLIVTFLTKPEDNQTLANFFERVQPPLGWKKFRVESKDKKEFYYLVLTWFFAVIMSYSFLFTIGSIMLKPLQETIIYSIVLVLSTTGLVFFGRKSFFQ, from the coding sequence ATGGAAGACATTACTATTATTGACTGGCTTTTCATTGCAGCCGTTATTCTCGGCACGGTAGGAATTGGTATTTTCTATGGACGAGGTTCAGGTAAAAATTACGATAGTTTTTTTCTGGGTGGTAGAAATATGGGGTGGATTGCTGCCGGTATTTCGATGGTGGCAACGACCTTTGCAGTGGACACTCCTTTGGCGGTAACAGAAATGGTAGCGGGTTATGGGATTGCAGGAAATTGGCAATGGTGGAATTTTGTAATTGGTGGAATGTTAACTGCTTTTTTCTTTGCCAAACTCTGGTATCGCTCAGGTGTAAAGACTGAAGCGGAACTAATTGAACTCCGATATTCAGGCAAAAATGCGCGTGGGCTGAGAATCTTCAAGTCTGCTTATTTGGGCTTGTTTATCAATGTATTTATCATGGGCTGGGTAAACCTTGCTTTTGTAAGTATTCTCAAAGTCTTCTTTGATGTTGACGAGACCCAATCATTGATTATTTCTTTTGTCATGATGTTGCTCATTGCCATATACAGCACTTATGTCGGGTTAAAAGGAGTTATTATTTCTGATAACTTTCAGTTTATTACTGCGATGATTGGTTGTATTGTGCTGGCGTTTCTAGTGGTACGTTCTCCCGAAATTGGCGGGCTATCAGGCCTCAAAGAAAAGATACCTGCCGAAACCCTATCCTTTTATCCTGATTTTACATCCAATGGTGCAAACCCCTCATTACCCTTATTATCTTTTATCACTTTTTTAGGTTTTGCATGGTGGGCAACTTGGTATCCCGGTAATGAACCCGGTGGAGGCGGCTATGTAGCACAAAGAATTTTGAGCACAAAAAGTCAAAAGGATGCCGGACTTTCTGTTTTTCTTTTTCAAGTACTTAACTTGTGTATTCGTCCCTGGCCTTGGATTATCGTAGCTCTTTGTGCATTTGTGTTGTATCCGGGCAGTGGCAAGGAAGGTTATGTTATGGCAATGAGAGATTTTATGCCGGAGGGTATTAAGGGATTGATGCTGGCTGCTTTCTTCTCTGCATATATGAGTACTATAAGCACACATCTGAATTGGGGCTCCGGCTATTTGGTAAATGATGTTTTGCCTGCACTTAAAAAAAATCTTAGCGAAAAGCAAAAGGTAGGTTATGGACGATTGATTATTCTTTTTTTTATGGTAGCCTCATGTATTATTTCATTGTTTATGAATTCTATTGCCGGTGCTTGGATTTTCCTAATGGAATGTGGTGCAGGTTTAGGCTCTGTCTTAATTCTGCGTTGGTTTTGGCATCGGATTAATGTCTGGTCTGAAATTACAGCAACTTTTGCTCCTTTTTTGGTCATGATTATAATTACCATTCTCAATCATACGGGTAATGTAAAAATTGAATTTCCCAACACATTTTTCATCACATTCAGTTTCACAACTGTGGCGTGGTTAATTGTTACTTTTCTCACCAAACCTGAGGATAATCAAACTCTTGCTAATTTTTTTGAAAGAGTGCAACCGCCATTAGGTTGGAAAAAATTCAGAGTTGAATCAAAAGACAAAAAAGAATTTTATTATTTGGTGCTCACATGGTTTTTTGCAGTCATAATGTCATATTCATTCCTTTTTACCATTGGCAGCATTATGCTTAAACCACTTCAAGAAACAATCATTTACTCAATAGTACTCGTGTTATCAACCACCGGCTTGGTGTTTTTTGGCAGAAAAAGTTTCTTTCAATAG
- a CDS encoding T9SS type A sorting domain-containing protein, producing MIKKVLYKTLILFALMFVAYTPKTFAQQPTQVSNEDLRAKIYPSEIKEGYFFITIQEPTEINELDIKIVNLIGSKTDFTVEKMIDGRFRIDLENIPSGIYIVRMTKGHKQSTQRIIVRGN from the coding sequence ATGATAAAAAAAGTACTATATAAAACTCTCATTTTATTTGCATTGATGTTTGTTGCGTATACCCCTAAAACCTTTGCACAGCAACCAACTCAAGTTTCAAATGAAGATTTAAGAGCAAAGATTTATCCGTCTGAAATCAAAGAAGGATATTTTTTCATTACCATTCAGGAACCAACCGAAATCAATGAATTAGACATAAAAATTGTCAACCTTATAGGAAGTAAAACAGATTTTACGGTTGAAAAAATGATAGATGGTAGATTTCGTATTGATTTGGAAAATATCCCCAGTGGTATTTATATTGTGCGTATGACAAAAGGCCACAAACAATCTACTCAACGCATTATTGTCAGAGGAAATTAA
- a CDS encoding DUF4834 family protein: protein MGLLRTVFYAVIIYFGWKLVKNMFTIKDNNKNDNAQPPSGGNPKRSNDSDGEYVDYEDIK, encoded by the coding sequence ATGGGATTATTAAGAACCGTTTTCTATGCAGTGATTATATATTTTGGATGGAAACTTGTAAAAAACATGTTTACCATCAAGGATAATAACAAAAACGACAATGCTCAACCGCCATCAGGTGGTAATCCCAAGAGGAGTAATGACAGTGATGGCGAATATGTCGATTATGAGGATATAAAATAA
- a CDS encoding NFACT RNA binding domain-containing protein, which translates to MLIHNYFFIRDFVTSIQSSIVGIRLNSCWGIKQEELYLLFENDTTIQSIFCEGNCLYALFEDVHSNVKNAKPRFRTLWGKKVTAIKTMQYERIFYFEFEDNSKLVFMLYGRHSNILYFDIIPEQPKEIFKFSIVSDMKRAFPNIVGPTRIDIQQNTYLSSFRFIPKEIADLYPNSQFNKPEEFYEFLNNMHLNWQLINNQIMPTTQKLHNNVFDVLRQYYIAYLSENRNIELKTNLIRIRESDLKRKTKALAAAQKHLQHLKNARSLKEIADLIMANLHVFEQGKKLAEVDDFYLGGRTLISIPDNHSDPVKYAEKLYKKSRGIQQEIEIALNKIQSLKLLTSQLQSELQVIQVATSFKELKKYSTNIKKEQQAEQMPYHEYCLGKYIIRIGKNAKSNDEILTHYSGKNDLWLHAKDYSGSHVFIKRNNKKENIPEDVIQKAASWAAWFSKGKTQTLLPVIVTERKYVRKGKHLKPGQVIVEKERTVIVKPIKPDS; encoded by the coding sequence ATGCTCATTCATAACTACTTCTTTATTCGCGATTTTGTTACATCTATACAATCATCGATTGTGGGTATAAGGCTTAACTCTTGTTGGGGCATAAAACAAGAAGAACTTTATCTTCTCTTTGAAAATGACACCACAATTCAGTCAATTTTTTGTGAAGGAAACTGCCTGTATGCTCTGTTTGAAGACGTCCACTCAAATGTTAAAAATGCCAAACCGCGTTTTAGAACTTTGTGGGGTAAGAAAGTTACCGCAATCAAGACAATGCAATATGAAAGGATTTTTTATTTTGAATTTGAGGATAATTCAAAATTGGTTTTCATGCTCTATGGCAGACACTCCAACATATTGTACTTTGATATCATACCGGAACAACCTAAGGAGATTTTCAAATTCAGTATCGTATCGGATATGAAACGAGCTTTTCCAAACATTGTCGGACCTACACGTATAGATATTCAACAAAATACCTACTTAAGTTCCTTCAGATTTATTCCAAAAGAAATTGCAGATTTATATCCCAACTCCCAGTTCAACAAACCCGAAGAATTTTATGAATTCTTAAACAACATGCACCTTAATTGGCAATTAATCAACAATCAGATTATGCCTACAACACAAAAATTACACAATAACGTATTTGATGTTCTTAGACAATACTATATTGCTTATTTGTCAGAAAATCGAAATATCGAACTCAAGACCAACCTTATACGAATAAGAGAAAGTGATTTAAAGAGAAAAACCAAAGCCTTGGCAGCAGCACAAAAACATTTGCAACACCTGAAAAATGCACGTTCATTAAAAGAAATTGCAGATCTGATTATGGCAAATTTACATGTGTTTGAGCAAGGGAAAAAACTAGCAGAAGTAGATGATTTTTATTTGGGCGGCAGAACCCTAATCAGCATACCTGACAACCATTCAGACCCGGTCAAATATGCAGAAAAACTTTACAAAAAGAGTCGCGGAATTCAACAAGAGATTGAAATAGCTCTGAACAAAATTCAGTCTCTAAAATTGCTTACCTCTCAGCTCCAATCAGAACTCCAAGTTATTCAAGTTGCAACTTCATTTAAAGAACTTAAAAAATACAGCACGAACATAAAAAAAGAACAACAAGCAGAACAAATGCCTTACCACGAATACTGTCTGGGAAAATACATCATTAGAATTGGAAAAAATGCCAAATCGAATGATGAAATTCTGACACATTATTCCGGTAAAAATGACTTGTGGCTTCACGCAAAAGATTATTCCGGTTCGCACGTTTTTATTAAAAGAAATAATAAGAAAGAAAATATTCCTGAAGATGTAATTCAAAAAGCTGCATCTTGGGCTGCATGGTTTTCTAAAGGAAAAACTCAGACACTTTTGCCCGTAATTGTTACAGAAAGAAAATATGTAAGGAAAGGCAAACACCTTAAACCGGGTCAAGTTATTGTCGAAAAAGAAAGAACAGTTATCGTCAAGCCTATTAAGCCAGATTCATAA